GCGCGGCGACGACGCAGACCGCGACGACCAGCGACAGTTTTCCCGCGATGTTCATCGCGCCAAGAATAGCCCGCGGCGCGGGGCGCGGCGCGGGGCGCCGTTCGTCATTTGGCGCGCCGCGCGCCTTGACCCGCCGCGGAGACCGCTGCCAAAATGCGCGGCGCGTTGGTCCCGAGGAAGAGCGCTCCCCGCGGCGAGCGCGTCGTCGTTCGGCGTCGTCGAGCGGCGTCGCAAGCGTCCGGGGGCCGCGCCGGGGGGCCTGTCCGATCCCCGCCGGCGCAGGCGAAGCGGCTTTTGGAGAAGGGTGCAGTGCTGCGGAAAACGCGCCGGAACGATGTGCCGCGGACGCCTGCGGCGACGGACCCGCTCGTCGCGGCTCTCGCCTCTTCCGATCCCGAAGTCGCCGAACGCGCCAAGGCCGATCTCGTCGCGCGGGGCGCCGACGCGGTGCCCCTGTTGATCGCCTGTCTCGACGCCGACGCCGACGGTCTGCGGCTGCGGGCGCTCAGCCTTCTCTCGCTGCTCGGCGATCCGCGCGCCGCGGCGTCGGTCGCGTCGCTCCTGCGGCACGCCGACCCGGCGATCCGGTCCCGCGCCGCGGGCGCGCTGGCGCGCCTCGCCGCCCCCGGCGTGATCCCCGCCCTCTCGCGCCTGCTCTCGCGCGAGAAGGACGCGGGCGTGCGCCTCGCGGCGACCCGCTCGCTGGTCCGCCTGCTGCGCACGGGGCACGACGAGGCGTTCCGTCCACTCTTCGACCTGATCGCCGACCCGGAGGAGGTCGCCAAGATCAGGGCGGCCGCGATCGAGGCCGTCCCTTGGGCGACGCCCCAGGGGGACGGCGCGCCGCTGGCCGCGCTTCTCGGCCGGCTGGCCGACGACCCGGACAAGACGGTCGCCGCGAAGGCGAAGCGGCTGCTCACCGCCCCGCCCCGCCCGCGCCTCGACCAATGGGCGCTCGACAAGCTGGTCGTCGATCTCCGCTCCGGCCATCTGCCGACGTGGCGGCGCGCCGTCTCGCGCCTCGGCCGCGCCGGCGGCGCGGTCGTCGAACCGCTGCTCCACGCGCTCGCCGCCGCCCCCGCCGACCGCGAGCTCGCGCGGCGGACCGTCCTCGTCCTGAAGGCGCTCTCCTCGCGCCAGCTCACGCGCCTCGGACCGTTCATCGACGAGACGCAGGAGCCCGTCCCGCTCGAGGCGCTGGTCGAGGTCGCGGACGCCGCCGGCAGCCGCGCGCTGCAGGCCCGCCTCGCCGCGCTCGTGAAGCGGCTCGCCGAAGGGGCCGAAGGAAGCGGGCCGGGGCCGCTGCACGGCGTCCGCCAGCTCGCCCACCGCGCGCTCGCCCGCCACGGCTCGCGCCTCGGGGCGGAGGACCTGCGCCGCCTCCTCGAGGACCGCCGCTATCCCCTCGGGGCGCCGCTCGTCGAGGCCGCCGCGCTGATCGGCGCGCGCCGCGAGCTGCGGTCGGTGATCCGCGGCTACCAGCGTTCCCGCGGCGTGACCCGCCTCGCCCTGCGCGACGCGCTGCAGGCGATCTGCCGCCGCGAGAAGATCCGCCGGACCGACCGCGTCTTCGCCCAGCTCTCCCCGGAGGAGTTCGCCGCGGCGAAGGAGATCCTCGGCGCCCCGCGGACCGCCGCGAAGCGGCGCCGGATCGCTCGTTTTGACAGGGCCGCGAATCCGCTCCTAACCTGAGCGTTCGCGCTTCCCGCCCGCCGCCCGCCCCCCCGCGGACGCGGCGCCGCGCCAGAGGTTCCTCCATGTCCCTTCGCGTCGGCCTCAACGGCGCCGGCCGCATCGGCCGCGCCTTGCTCCGTCAGACTCTCGGCGATCCCGCGATCGAGATCGTCGGCGTCAACGACGTCGCGGGCGCCGCGACGATCGCCCACCTGCTGCGCCACGACAGCGTCCACGGCCCGTTTCCGGCCGCGGCCGCGGACGACGGCCCCGACGTCCTGCGCCTCGACGGGCGCGCGGTCCGCTTCTTCGCCGAGCGCGATCCGGCGCGCATCCCCTGGGAGACGGTCGGCGCCGACGTCGTCGTCGAGGCGACCGGCCGCTTCTCCGGCAACGGCGGGGCGCGCGGCCATCTGCGCCCCGGCGTGAAGCGCGTGCTGGTCACCGCCGTCGCCGACGAGGCGGACGCGACGATCGTGCTCGGCCCGCACGACGGCCGCCCGCCCAAGGGCGCGAAGGTCGTTTCGTGCGGCTCCTGCACGACCCACGCCGCGACCCTGCCGCTCTGGCTGATCGACCGCTGGTACGGGATCGAGGCGGCGCAGATGACGACGGTCCACTGCACCACCGGCTCGCAGCACCCGATGGACGCGCCCCATTCCGACCTGCGCCGCGCGCGGAGCTGCCTGCTCTCGATGATCCCGACGACCACGTCGGCCGCCCGCGGCATCGTCCGCGCCCTGCCGCAGCTCGAGGGACGTCTTTCGTGCCTCTCCGTGCGCGTCCCGACGGCGACGGTCAGCCTGATCGAAGTCGTCGCCCAGACGAAGCGCCCCGCGGAGGCGCAGGACGTCGTCGCGGAGCGGTTCCGCCGCGCCGCGCTCGAGGACCCGGGATGCCGCGGACGCCTCGGCGCGAGCGACGAACCGCTCGTCTCGATCGACTTTTCCGGCGACCGCCGCTCCTCCATCGTCGATCTTCCGCTGATCGAGCGGCCCGGCGAACGCCTCCTGCGGCTCATTGCGTGGTATGACAATGAGTGCGGCTACACTGGCCGCGTCGCGGAACTGCTGCGGATCTGGAGCGGGGAGGCTCCGACGGAGGATCGCTGATGAGTCACCGGGTGGTCACCGACCTGCGCGTCGCCGGGCGCGTCGTCTTCTGCCGCGTCGATTTCAACGTCCCGCTGGAAGGAACGACGATCACCGACGACCGCCGCGTCCGCGCCAGCCTGCCGACCGTGCGTTGGCTCGCCGAGAAGGGGGCGAAGGTCGTCTGCGCGAGTCATTTCGCCCGTCCGAAGGGGAAGCGCGTCCCGGAAATGTCGCTCGCGCCGGTCGCCAAGCGGCTCTCCGAACTGCTCGGCGCCCCGGTCGCCTTCGCCGAGGACTGCGTCGGCGAGCCGGCCCGCGCGGTCGTCTCCGCGCTCAAGGACGGCGAGGTCGCGCTGCTCGAGAACCTGCGCTTCCACCCCGGCGAGGAGAAGGGGGACGAAGAGTTCGCCCGCGAGCTCGCGGCGGGAATCGACTTCTACGTCAACGACGCCTTCGGCGCGGCGCACCGCGCCCACGCCTCGATCGTCGGCCTGCCGAAGATCCTCGGCGGCGGCGCGACCGGCTTCCTGATGGACAAGGAGATCGGCGCCTTGGGGCGGCTGCTCGAGCGGCCGGAGCGTCCCTACGTCGCGATCCTCGGCGGCGCGAAGGTCTCGGACAAGATCCTGCTGATCGAGCGCCTGCTGGAGCGGGTGGACCGGATCCTCGTCGGCGGCGCGATGGCCTACACGTTCCTCGCCGCGCGAGGCGTCGACGTCGGCGCCTCGCTCGTCGAGGCGGACAAGCTCGACCTCGCGCGGGAGCTCGAGGCGAAGGCCGCCGCGGCCGGCGCGAGCATCGTGCTGCCGATGGACCACGTCGTCGCCGCCGGCGTGGACAAGCACGTCGTGACCGGCATCGTCCCTTGCGACCGGCCGTCGATTCCGGCCGGGCTCAAGGGGGTGGACATCGGTCCGCGCACGCTCGACGCGTGGAAGGGGCTGCTCGACGGATCCGTGCGCACGGTCCTCTGGAACGGCCCGGTCGGGCTGTTCGAGGCCGAGGGGTGCGACGCGGGGACGAAGGGGCTCGCGGCGCACATCGCGCGGATGGGCGCGTTCCGCGTCCTCGGCGGCGGCGACACGGCGGCCGCGGCGCAGAAGTTCGGCCTCGACGAGTCGTACGACCACGTGTCCACCGGCGGCGGGGCCGCGCTCGAGTTCCTCTCCGGCGTGAAGCTGCCCGGAGTGGCCGCGCTCGAGTTCTGATCGGATCGCGCGCAGGGGGGCGCCGCGGCGTTCGGCCGCGGCGCCGCGCGCAGGGAGGAGGCCGCATGGGCCGCAGACCGTTCGTCGTCGGCAACTGGAAGATGAACCACACCCGCGCCGCGGCGCGCGACTGGCGCCGCGCGCTCGAGACTCTCGTCCGCGAAAAGCCGCTGCCGGACGCGGTCGAGATCGGCGTCGCGCCGCCGTTCACGTCGCTCGGCGCGTTCGAAGGGTCGCTTCCCGGCGGGCTGCGCCTCGGCGCGCAGGACCTGCACTGGGAGGCCAAGGGCGCGTTCACCGGCGAGATCTCGGCCGAGATGCTGCGCGAGGCGGGGTGCGACTTCGCCATCGTCGGCCACTCCGAGCGGCGGCAGCTGTTCGGCGAGACCGACGAGCGGGCGGGACGAAAAGTCGCCGCGGCGCGCGCCGCGGGGCTGGAGGTCATCCTCTGCGTCGGCGAGACGGAGAACGAGCGGGAGGCCGAGCGGACCGCCGAGGTCGTCGAGCGCCAGCTCCGCAAGGGGCTGGAGCGGCTGGCGTCGCGGAGCGGCGCCGGCCTGGTCGTCGCCTACGAGCCGGTCTGGGCGATCGGCACCGGCCGCGTGGCCGCCCCCGCCCAGGCGCAGGAGGTCCACGCCTTCCTCCGGTCGGCTCTCGCCGCCCTGCTGGGCGAGGCGGCGGCGGACGAAGTCCGGATCCTCTACGGCGGCTCGGTCAGTCCGAAGAACGCCGCCGAGTTGGCGGCGCAGCCGGACGTGGACGGGTTCCTCGTCGGCGGGGCGAGCCTCGAGGCGTCCTCGTTCCACGCCGTCGCGCTGGCGGCCGAGCGCGCCGTCTGACGTTTTTGTTGCCCCGCGCGGGCACGCGTGCTAGTGTCTGCGCGGTTTTGGCCCCGAGGGGCCGGGAGGTCGGTA
The bacterium genome window above contains:
- a CDS encoding HEAT repeat domain-containing protein codes for the protein MLRKTRRNDVPRTPAATDPLVAALASSDPEVAERAKADLVARGADAVPLLIACLDADADGLRLRALSLLSLLGDPRAAASVASLLRHADPAIRSRAAGALARLAAPGVIPALSRLLSREKDAGVRLAATRSLVRLLRTGHDEAFRPLFDLIADPEEVAKIRAAAIEAVPWATPQGDGAPLAALLGRLADDPDKTVAAKAKRLLTAPPRPRLDQWALDKLVVDLRSGHLPTWRRAVSRLGRAGGAVVEPLLHALAAAPADRELARRTVLVLKALSSRQLTRLGPFIDETQEPVPLEALVEVADAAGSRALQARLAALVKRLAEGAEGSGPGPLHGVRQLAHRALARHGSRLGAEDLRRLLEDRRYPLGAPLVEAAALIGARRELRSVIRGYQRSRGVTRLALRDALQAICRREKIRRTDRVFAQLSPEEFAAAKEILGAPRTAAKRRRIARFDRAANPLLT
- a CDS encoding type I glyceraldehyde-3-phosphate dehydrogenase is translated as MSLRVGLNGAGRIGRALLRQTLGDPAIEIVGVNDVAGAATIAHLLRHDSVHGPFPAAAADDGPDVLRLDGRAVRFFAERDPARIPWETVGADVVVEATGRFSGNGGARGHLRPGVKRVLVTAVADEADATIVLGPHDGRPPKGAKVVSCGSCTTHAATLPLWLIDRWYGIEAAQMTTVHCTTGSQHPMDAPHSDLRRARSCLLSMIPTTTSAARGIVRALPQLEGRLSCLSVRVPTATVSLIEVVAQTKRPAEAQDVVAERFRRAALEDPGCRGRLGASDEPLVSIDFSGDRRSSIVDLPLIERPGERLLRLIAWYDNECGYTGRVAELLRIWSGEAPTEDR
- a CDS encoding phosphoglycerate kinase; protein product: MSHRVVTDLRVAGRVVFCRVDFNVPLEGTTITDDRRVRASLPTVRWLAEKGAKVVCASHFARPKGKRVPEMSLAPVAKRLSELLGAPVAFAEDCVGEPARAVVSALKDGEVALLENLRFHPGEEKGDEEFARELAAGIDFYVNDAFGAAHRAHASIVGLPKILGGGATGFLMDKEIGALGRLLERPERPYVAILGGAKVSDKILLIERLLERVDRILVGGAMAYTFLAARGVDVGASLVEADKLDLARELEAKAAAAGASIVLPMDHVVAAGVDKHVVTGIVPCDRPSIPAGLKGVDIGPRTLDAWKGLLDGSVRTVLWNGPVGLFEAEGCDAGTKGLAAHIARMGAFRVLGGGDTAAAAQKFGLDESYDHVSTGGGAALEFLSGVKLPGVAALEF
- the tpiA gene encoding triose-phosphate isomerase, whose protein sequence is MGRRPFVVGNWKMNHTRAAARDWRRALETLVREKPLPDAVEIGVAPPFTSLGAFEGSLPGGLRLGAQDLHWEAKGAFTGEISAEMLREAGCDFAIVGHSERRQLFGETDERAGRKVAAARAAGLEVILCVGETENEREAERTAEVVERQLRKGLERLASRSGAGLVVAYEPVWAIGTGRVAAPAQAQEVHAFLRSALAALLGEAAADEVRILYGGSVSPKNAAELAAQPDVDGFLVGGASLEASSFHAVALAAERAV